One genomic region from Pogona vitticeps strain Pit_001003342236 chromosome 12, PviZW2.1, whole genome shotgun sequence encodes:
- the RFX7 gene encoding DNA-binding protein RFX7 isoform X1, translating to MGRPADPLAELRKRRLLGGWLSQQVSSTAQDRGPVDGAPSVCQGRGGGVSGGSSLGNWPAATRGKNLSLPPAKSKQMFQLLHNSVCEAIQIVALCINLCFPFCSLLSSKTVQSKVDCILQEVEKFTDLQKLYLYLQLPSGPSSGEKSDQLSGSSNRAQQVHAFSWIRNTLEEHPETSLPKQEVYDEYKSYCDNLGYHPLSAADFGKIMKNVFPNMKARRLGTRGKSKYCYSGLRKKAFVQMPTLPNLDFRKTGDGLEGAEPSGHLQSADEEVVSAACQLVCEWAQKVLSQPFDSVLDLSRFLVKSHYIGTKSMAALTVMAGAPAGIKGTPQPSAFVPTAESHSFQPQVKTLSSPMDAKQQLQRKIQKKQQEQKLQSPLPGESPAKKAEGVAASNNNNGVASLSNGSPAILSPQPIGIVVAAVPSPITVPRSRPLVTSPGPVGSSEGKVLPLNVQVVTQHMQSVKQSPKTPQNIPASPVGDRSARHRYPQILPKPANTSALTIRSPTTVLFTSSPIKTVVPAQHMNVVKMTAISLAPSSSSTTPVKHTGPAGSLAGTAEELRSVPQIKNGSVVSLQSPGPRTSGGGSAPATSSVEVKMEPEVVVVVEESPLQGPENPDVSKAAKGPPAGVSVGQQRKEEAEAWKVRPEEGVGDVKCSPGCDRREGDVGKKGLAQPSEGRSAPSADGSPSTATPLAATPGFSGTGSISSPAGSDKLYVKSLRKRLPSPFAGETQGPPVKKLSVVQASVAGAETTQAGAGKAAVPRMVALAKSDGPATLLQVPGKVMIKVHSGASGSLVTSCPLDADIVISAGDATLGQQLAAASSSDVQVKLEGNVFVLENASKPDGTFSPNVWQHLGKSSTFAPLPCKEPPPPQPPQPPPPQQQEEDLGVLTLTGPPGTAEDLPKSAWEPVRFEGLQPQPQPVAPYGQQLPPGQGPGPSLEEQLQAQVAGQLALQPELKEFEDAASQSNENFFSFDEELTQDSIVEELVLMEEQMSHLYGPSLGLGLQSQGAVQVAALSSHAGSSHFFHQIHNSGTPVHTPTPTPTPTPTPTPTPTSEIIAGSQGVSRESPCSRLAQTTPVDSALGSSRHTPIGTPHSNCSSSVPPSPVECRNPFAFTPISSSMAYHDASIVSSSPVKPMQRPTATHPDKTKLEWMNVGYGGVSNPSVSAHSILPTYQELVEDRFRKPHAFAVPGQSYQAQARHHEAHFGRVTPVSPVSAGGGGGNSGSSGSNKQEGFAVPAPLDNKGTPSASGSATGSSFRCRSVSPAIHRQRNLSGSTGCPVTNLLRSSMAAAAAATATASFGSPGAQEVHGTFGSLHGDPAGAGNLAQRSQSVPLTVMMQTAVAPPPKQANAKKITNVLLSKLDSENDDAVRGLGINNLPSNYTARMNLTQILEASVPAFPSANAPDVLNASPSVFEFQTPSYLTKSSNTDPMAFASGDPQAPPSEAGEQQPPPPQLDFSATVKDLLEEESSLEPSQQLVSQVASDLSQVASSVFSSDLRLTSELSSSINDLNALDTNLLFDPAHQQGQDDEATLEDLKNDPLFQQICNESMNSMSSAGFDWMESKDHPAVEMLG from the exons ATGGGAAGACCTGCGGATCCTCTTGCTGAGTTGCGAAAGAGGCGACTCCTGGGAGGCTGGTTGAGCCAGCAGGTGTCCAGTACCGCTCAGGATAGGGGCCCTGTCGATGGAGCCCCGAGCGTTTGCCAGGGACGGGGGGGTGGGGTGTCTGGTGGCAGCTCCCTGGGGAATTGGCCGGCGGCTACCCGAGGGAAGAACCTCTCACTGCCGCCAGCAAAATCCAAACAGATGTTTCAGTTGCTGCATAATTCTGTATGTGAAGCCATACAAATCGTCGCCTTATGTATAaacctttgttttcccttttgttctcttttgtctAGCAAAACTGTGCAATCTAAAGTGGACTGCATTTTG CAAGAAGTTGAGAAGTTTACAGATCTACAGAAACTCTACCTCTACCTTCAGCTGCCTTCTGGTCCCAGCAGTGGAGAGAAAAG CGATCAGCTGTCCGGGTCATCCAACCGCGCCCAGCAGGTGCATGCCTTCTCCTGGATCCGGAACACCTTAGAGGAGCACCCGGAGACCTCCCTCCCGAAGCAGGAGGTGTACGATGAATACAA GAGCTATTGTGACAATCTTGGCTACCACCCATTAAGTGCAGCTGACTTCGGGAAGATCATGAAAAATGTCTTTCCCAACATGAAGGCTCGCCGCCTTGGCACCAGAGGCAAATCAAA GTATTGCTACAGCGGATTGCGGAAGAAGGCTTTTGTGCAGATGCCGACGCTTCCTAACCTGGACTTCCGTAAAACGGGAGATGGG CTGGAAGGAGCTGAGCCCTCTGGGCACCTGCAGAGTGCTGATGAGGAGGTGGTGTCAGCCGCCTGCCAGCTGGTCTGCGAGTGGGCCCAGAAGGTGCTCAGCCAGCCCTTTGATTCGGTCCTGGATCTCTCCCGTTTCCTTGTCAAGAGCCACTACATCGGCACCAAATCCATGGCCGCTTTGACAGTGATGGCTGGAGCCCCAGCAG GAATCAAAGGGACCCCTCAGCCGTCCGCTTTCGTCCCGACGGCCGAGAGCCACTCGTTCCAGCCTCAGGTGAAGACGCTCTCCTCCCCCATGGACGCCAAGCAGCAGCTGCAGCGCAAGATCCagaagaagcagcaggagcagaagCTCCAGTCGCCTCTGCCGGGAGAGTCCCCAGCCAAGAAGGCCGAAGGGGTGGCtgccagcaacaacaacaacggggTCGCCAGCCTTTCAAACGGGAGTCCGGCCATCTTGTCTCCGCAACCTATTGGTATCGTGGTGGCCGCCGTCCCCAGCCCCATCACG GTGCCCAGGTCCCGGCCGCTGGTGACCTCGCCTGGCCCCGTGGGCTCCTCCGAGGGCAAAGTCCTCCCGCTCAACGTCCAGGTGGTGACGCAGCACATGCAGTCGGTCAAGCAGTCCCCAAAGACGCCTCAGAACATCCCCGCCAGTCCAGTTGGGGACCGGTCGGCCCGGCATCGGTATCCCCAGATCCTGCCCAAGCCGGCCAACACCAGCGCCCTCACCATCCGCTCCCCGACGACCGTGCTGTTCACGAGCAGCCCCATCAAGACGGTGGTCCCCGCTCAGCACATGAACGTGGTCAAAATGACTGCCATCTCTCTTGCCCCGAGCAGCTCCTCTACCACGCCAGTCAAGCACACGGGCCCTGCAGGGAGCTTGGCTGGAACAGCGGAAGAGTTGAGGAGCGTCCCACAGATTAAGAATGGCTCCGTGGTTTCCCTTCAGTCTCCGGGCCCCAGAACCAGCGGAGGGGGCTCGGCTCCGGCCACCTCTTCCGTGGAGGTGAAAATGGagccagaggtggtggtggtggtggaggagagccCGCTCCAGGGACCAGAGAATCCGGACGTGTCCAAAGCGGCCAAGGGCCCTCCAGCTGGTGTGTCTGTTGGTCAGCAGAGGAAAGAGGAAGCCGAGGCCTGGAAGGTTCGGCCGGAGGAGGGTGTCGGAGACGTGAAATGCTCTCCGGGCTGTGATCGCAGGGAGGGGGACGTTGGAAAGAAAGGCCTGGCCCAGCCCAGCGAAGGCCGCTCGGCCCCTTCCGCCGACGGGAGCCCAAGCACTGCCACTCCCTTGGCCGCCACGCCAGGTTTTTCTGGCACCGGCAGCATCAGCTCGCCTGCCGGTAGCGACAAACTGTACGTGAAGAGCCTGCGGAAGAGACTCCCTTCTCCCTTTGCTGGGGAGACCCAGGGCCCCCCGGTGAAGAAGCTGTCCGTAGTGCAAGCGTCTGTGGCCGGTGCAGAAACCACCCAGGCGGGCGCCGGGAAGGCAGCCGTGCCGCGAATGGTGGCTCTTGCCAAGAGCGACGGGCCAGCGACGCTCCTGCAGGTGCCCGGCAAGGTCATGATCAAGGTCCATTCGGGAGCCTCGGGCAGCCTGGTCACCTCCTGCCCCCTGGACGCCGACATTGTCATCAGTGCCGGAGATGCCACCCTTGGGCAGCAGCTGGCAGCGGCTTCGTCCTCGGACGTCCaggtgaagttggaaggaaaCGTCTTTGTCTTGGAAAACGCCTCGAAACCCGACGGCACCTTTAGTCCCAACGTGTGGCAGCACCTCGGAAAGAGCTCCACCTTTGCCCCCCTGCCCTGCAAGGAGCCGCcgcccccccagcccccccagccgccgcccccccagcAGCAAGAGGAGGATCTCGGGGTCTTGACCTTGACGGGGCCTCCAGGCACCGCGGAGGACCTGCCCAAGTCCGCCTGGGAGCCGGTGCGCTTCGAAGGACTCCAGCCGCAGCCGCAGCCGGTGGCCCCATACGGCCAGCAGTTGCCGCCGGGCCAAGGCCCAGGGCCCTCTCTGGAGGAACAGCTCCAGGCCCAGGTTGCTGGACAGCTCGCTCTGCAGCCCGAGCTCAAGGAGTTTGAGGATGCTGCCTCGCAGTCCAATGAGAACTTCTTTTCCTTTGACGAAGAGCTGACCCAGGACAGCATCGTGGAGGAGCTGGTCCTGATGGAGGAGCAGATGTCCCACCTGTATGGGCCGTCCCTGGGCCTGGGCCTTCAGAGCCAGGGGGCGGTGCAGGTGGCCGCCTTGTCCTCTCATGCTGGCAGCTCCCACTTCTTCCACCAGATCCATAATAGCGGCACTCCGGTGCACACCCCCACCCCgacgcccacccccaccccgacgcccacccccaccccgacctCCGAGATCATTGCCGGATCGCAAGGGGTGTCGCGGGAGAGCCCCTGCTCCCGGCTGGCACAGACCACACCCGTTGACAGCGCCCTGGGCAGCAGCCGGCACACCCCGATCGGCACGCCCCACTCCAACTGCAGCAGCAGCGTCCCGCCCAGCCCCGTGGAGTGCAGGAACCCCTTTGCGTTCACCCCCATCAGCTCCAGCATGGCCTACCACGACGCCAGCATCGTTTCCAGCAGCCCCGTGAAGCCCATGCAGCGGCCCACGGCCACCCACCCCGACAAGACCAAGCTGGAGTGGATGAACGTGGGCTACGGCGGGGTGAGCAACCCCTCTGTTTCCGCCCACAGCATCCTCCCCACCTACCAGGAGCTGGTGGAGGACCGGTTCCGGAAGCCCCACGCCTTTGCGGTCCCGGGCCAGTCCTACCAGGCCCAGGCCCGGCACCACGAGGCCCATTTCGGCCGGGTGACACCAGTGTCTCCTGTGAgcgccgggggtggggggggcaacagcggcagcagcggcagcaacaaGCAGGAAGGCTTCGCGGTCCCTGCCCCGCTGGATAACAAAGGGACGCCTTCCGCCAGCGGCAGCGCCACCGGCAGCAGTTTCCGATGCCGGAGCGTCAGTCCCGCCATTCACCGCCAGCGCAACCTGAGCGGAAGCACCGGCTGCCCGGTGACCAACCTGCTGCGGTCCagcatggcggcggcggcggcggcaacagcaACGGCGTCGTTTGGCAGCCCCGGCGCCCAGGAGGTCCACGGCACGTTTGGGAGCCTCCACGGGGACCCGGCGGGGGCCGGCAACCTCGCCCAGCGGAGCCAGTCGGTGCCGCTGACGGTCATGATGCAGACGGCCGTCGCCCCGCCTCCGAAGCAAGCCAACGCCAAGAAAATCACCAACGTCTTGCTGAGCAAGCTGGACTCGGAGAACGACGACGCCGTCCGGGGCCTGGGCATCAACAACCTGCCCTCCAACTACACGGCCAGGATGAACCTGACGCAGATCCTGGAGGCCTCGGTGCCCGCCTTCCCCAGTGCCAACGCCCCGGACGTGCTCAACGCCAGCCCTTCAGTTTTCGAATTCCAAACGCCGAGTTACCTCACCAAAAGCAGCAACACGGATCCGATGGCCTTTGCTTCCGGAGACCCCCAAGCACCGCCCTCCGAGGCCGgggagcagcagccgccgccgccgcagctgGACTTCAGCGCCACCGTGAAGgacctgctggaggaggagagcagcctGGAGCCCAGCCAGCAGCTGGTCAGCCAGGTGGCTTCCGACCTCAGCCAGGTGGCCTCCTCCGTGTTCTCCAGCGACCTCAGGTTGACCTCGGAGCTCTCCAGCAGCATCAACGACCTGAACGCTCTGGACACGAACCTGCTGTTTGACCCGGCTCACCAGCAGGGCCAGGATGACGAGGCGACCCTGGAAGACTTAAAGAACGACCCCTTGTTCCAGCAGATCTGCAACGAATCTATGAACTCCATGAGCTCGGCGGGTTTTGACTGGATGGAGAGCAAGGATCATCCCGCGGTGGAGATGTTGGGTTGA